The genomic segment CCCTCCgacctctgctcacctccacccctgcccttcTGCCCCCGCCTGGCCCTGTGCCTCCTCCACGAGTCTGGTCCTTGTGGGCCTCTGACAGCCCAGACCCAGGCATCCACCCCGGAGGGAGGGGTTTGTCATCAGACGGGGGTTTCTCTGGGGTCTgctttggccacaccgtgtgccCCAGGTAGCCTGGTGGGCTGTGGGTGCTGTGGCAGCTTGCAGGCGGGCTGGGAGAAACCGGACCCACGTGGCCACCAGAGCGGCCGGGGGCCCTTTGGGAATGAGCGCCCCGGGCTCCAGTGCCTGCCCTGCATCCCTGCGCCCCGGTCCCCTCCATCAACGGCActttatttgctatttttgttCGATTCATCACAAGTGCCCTGGGACATGTGTCCATGGCATTCCATGATGTTGTTTTATGTTTCACAATGTTGAATGGCCAAATGccctttgtttgttttcttttcaattctgtcTTCGTTAGAACAATATTCTCTGAAGCTGCATTAATTAATAATGGCTGTGCAGCACATGTGAgggctctgctcattttttactCGGCCGCAGCCCCGAACACGCTATCGGCCCTTTTCAGGCGCTGAAAGCCTTTGTCCAGCAACTCCGGTGGGGGCCGCGCCCACCCCGCCTCCTGGCTCGAGCGAGGGCCCGGCAAGCACCGAGGTGCCCGAGGGAGGCCAGACAGGCGGCCGGGCCCCCTTCCACTGCCCGCGGTCGCCCCGTCCATTCTCTGCAGTGTCCACCTGGGCTGTGCTCCTGGGCGGTGCCCGTGCCTGCACTGAGCCTCAGGCTCTGGGGCAAGTCAGAGGGTGGCCAGTCTGGCACCCGTTCTGCTGCTGTAGTTCTTGGGGGTCTTGGGCCTGGTGGGAGAGGGTCTGTCCGCAGGCTGCCGTGCCGGGAGGAGAGGGGCGCCTCTGAGGCCAGCCGAGCCTTGTCCTTGCCCCAGACCACAACCTGTGGGCTGAGCGGGCAGttccacccacccccgccccactgTGCTCACAGCCTGTCGAGCTGTAAAATGCCCCCGGGGCTTATTTTGCTGCAGCCGCTGACCCAGGAATCGGTGTCTTGTCACCCAGGTTTATCACGCGTATTATAAACCACTGGAGTTCGTGGTGCCTGAACGGGACGCGTCCCAGTGTTACATAAAGGTGAGCATCCCCGTGGGCCTGGCCGGGATGAGAGAGAGCCCCCACGGCCGCGCATGCCCCTGCTGACCATGTGCCTTTCAGATGGTGTGTCTGCGGGAGCCCCCACAGCTGGTGCTGGGCCTGCACTTCCTTGGCCCCAACGCTGGCGAAGTTACTCAAGGATTTGCTCTGGGGATCAAGTAAGTCCACAGGAATGTCAGCTGTTACGTGACACTCAGGCTGGGGTCCCCCGAAAGTCAGCGGCACCGCTGTTGGAAGTCTGCCGCATCAGGGTCACTCGTGGTCATGTTTTCAGAGAGGGTCTGCCCGATGGGACGGGTCCGGTCGGTCACCTGAGAGGTGGCCATGTCCATCTCTGGCCGGGCCACCGGGGGGAACAGGCTCGTGTCCCCAGCCAGCCCTGAGGGGCACGGTGGGTCTTCTCTGCTCAGAATGAGGGTTGGGGGCTGAGTGCCCAGGCAGTCAGGAGCAGGGCCTCGGCATCAAGTGTGCTGGGAGGGCCTCCCAGGGGGCACGTGTCCTGTGGGGCCGGTCCCAGCTGCAGGCTGTGCATGGCGGGGCCCGTGTTGTGGACGCTCTGGTGGGGGTGGGTTTCTGGGTGTGAAGAGGCCAGGCAGCTGGTGAGGGGCTGTCAGAGGCAGGAGGGCTGTGGTGAAGCAGAGAGAGGGGGCTGAACTCAGAGAGGAGGGCGAGTGGGCCTGTGCCTGGTGGGCTGGGAGCAGCaggaggccaggccaggcaggTGGGAGGTGGGCCTGAGGTGGGGCTGCCTGGCTACTGCAGGCTCAGGGTGTTTGCTCCAagggaggtggggcggggccaGCATAGGTGTTGGCAGGTGTTCCTGGCTGCCAGCTGGAGAAGAGAGGatgggggccagggctgggggacgGTGAGGAGACCATGACTTCCCAGCTCTCCCCCGTGTGCTGCCACCtgaggatgggggcggggggggggtgacTCGAACACGCCTCCCTGCACTGACTCGTCCCCCGAATCCCCTGTCCCCGGCGTGCAGGTGTGGGGCCTCCTACCAGCAGGTGATGCGGACGGTGGGCATCCACCCAACCTGTGCCGAGGAGGTGGCCAAGCTGCGCATCTCCAAGCGCTCGGGCCTGGACCCCACCGTGACCGGCTGCTGAGGCTAAGCGGCCATCCCTAGACCCAGGGTGCTCAGCGTGACTTCTGACCCCACGGCCAGGCTCAGCGGAGGCTCAGAGCCAGGTACGCATGCAGGGTAGGTCCTATGTTTAAGGGGAGTAGGGTGCCACTGTGAACTGCTCTCCAGGTGCAGGAGAAGCTGCACCTGCCGAGAGGGCCCCCCCCGCACCCAGGGCACTCCAGACCCCAGCCGGGTTGCTGCTGCTCCTCATGTGCAGGCGGTGTCTGGAGGCCGGGGTCACCCCGTAGCGCCtgtcctgggggcggggggttggggACTCGGGGTGTGGAGTGCTCAGTGGGCCTCCCTACCACCTGCCCCGCTCAGAACAGCCCAGCTCCTTTCTCTCTTGCCCAGAAGGTGGAGACGCAGCCTCGTGCTCAGAGCCGCCCACAGTCTGGTTCTGTTAGACTTTGCAAAGCCAGGCTGAGTGGGCTGCCGGAAGCCCGGGGGTGTGATGTTTGTCCTGAGCCTCATCTAGGAGGAAATAAGCAAGTCCCTGCCTGACCCCAGCCAAGGGGATGCCTGTGGTTGGGGCCTTTCCGTCTGTCAGCCTGAGAGGGGCATCCCCTGGCTGTCCGCCCCTCCTGGGTTGGGGTCCCGAGGGCCCCGGGGGACTGTGGACAGAGCAGTGAGCGCCCACGGGATGCCCACAGGTGGGCGTGAGGGGCCAAGCCACGGCAGAGGATCAGTGGGCAGTGGGCCAGGCCCAGAGCCTCGCCTGGGGCACCCAGGGCACTGGCTCCTCCACAGCTCCTGGACAGGGCTGCCTCTGATGAGCTTTATCATTTCAGGGTGTTTCTAACAGTTATGCACAACCTGGCGGGGCAGGGCCACCCCTCggctgttttctcctctgtcccCCGAGAGTCCCTGTGTGCGGGCGGGTGTGGGGACGCGGGGCCACCCCATGCTGACCCCCATCCTCGGCAGGCAGGATGCTGGAGGCCGAGCCCGGGCGAGGCACGCCCCTGCCCAGTGCATCTGGACCAACCGCTGAGCGCCCTGCAGGGATGGCCCAGGCCTGCATCTGGCACCCTCGCCCATGCCAGATGATGACGACTTGCGCAGAAACCCCCCGCGGGCTGCCCACGTCTGAGTCCACCGGCGTTTCCAGGGCACAAATAAAGAGGGTGTTTTCTGGAAGCGTGCCCTGCCCATGATGTCCCCGATGCGCCCGGGGTGGCCGCCCGTCCGTCACCATGGGGAATCCCTTCCGAGTAATGCTGTGCAGGGGTCAGCGTGTGGGGGGTCCCCagcaccccgccccaccccgccccggagGACCCCGCCTTTCCTCCTGGAGCAGAGCCTCCTGGGAACGCAGGCTGTGTTCCAGAGCCACCTGCCAGCACCATGGTCGGTGACAGGAGTGGGATGGTGCTGAGGCCCTGTTCCCCGAATGTTCCGCTTTCCCGGGGCCCCATCCAGCTTGTCGGCTGGGCTCAGGCTAATCCCGCACACGGAGGctgatggggagggagggccccGGCACCTGTCAGTCACCGCGGAGAGATGGCGCTGACAGCGACGGGCAGGGCCCAGCATTGTACTGGGGCTTTAGCGGCGGTTAATCTCGTGTCTTGCCTAAGAAAACATCACTTAGTCTGCCGCCCGGGAGCCCTGGGTGGGACCCTGCTTGTCAGCGAACAAAGGAATGTCTTTGCGCCTTAATGGGCCTGCGGGAACTCAGACGCCGCTCGCGTGAAGCATGTGCAGCGGCCTTCAGACGCCCCATTGAGACGCCAAGTGCCGGGAGGGGCCAGGCCTCTTGACAACTGCAGCGCGATCAGCCGTGTCCCGTTTAACGCCCGGCTGGTGGCCCCACGAGGAGGTTCCCTCTGCGCTGGGCGTGGCCTCCCAGCCTTGGAGGCAGGGGGCGGGCTTTGCGGGGTCAGCTGACAGGGATGGGAGGGGCGGCCCTGGGCACTGGGATGGCCGCACAGGGCCAAAGAGGGACCTGAGGCGGCCTCGCGGCTTCTTGTGATGCCGGGTGATGCAGTCGGGCTGGGAGCCCCACGCACCTGCCAGGCGGCCGCCCCACATCAGTGCCTCTGCAGTCCCTTTCCCAGGGCAGCCTCGATCCAGCTGTGCCTGCGACATCCTCTCTCTGGCCAGTTCACGCAGCCTGTGTGGCCACCGAAGGGAAAACAAAGCCCCCACCGTGCTCGGGACAGCCCTGGGGCGCTGCCAATGTGGAGGCCCCTCCCCCACGCGGGGCTCACCCCCTCCCTGTCGCAGGCAGGTGCCTGGCCCCCTTCGTAAGCATCAGGAGCCACAAAGGGCCCGGCCATGTCCCCCAtgccccctgccctggggtcTCCAGTGGGGTGGTGTGTACAGACCCAGGCTTCCCTCGCtgacccccagccccccgccctgcACTTGGGGAGGAGCCCACTGTACTCTTGGGTCTCAGGCTGGAGCTGGGCACAGGGCATTCTGTCCTGCTTGTGTGTCCCTCAGGCTTGCCTGGCTCCAGGGTTGCTCACTGCGTGGCCTGAGGCCCCTCCCTGGGCAAAGCCCGGCTCCAGTTCCTCCTCCCACGGAGCGTAGGGAGGGGCCAGAACCCCACAGGCCAGGTGCTCTCCACCTGGGCCCAGGGCCGCCTCCTGCACCTTGGCATGTTTTTATGGTGCAATGAAAATATGACTTTAATTCCTCAGATTGTTCTGTGTAACCTACAATGACCCCGCGATGTCCTGCACTCATCTGTGGCTGCGGGGTGAGCAGTGACGTGGGGGAGCTGCCACTGGggccagcccacccctcccctgcctctccctccgtTGGGAAGCCCTCTGCCACCACCCCagtcctcccccagccccctgagGTGCTGTCCCCGAGGTCCCGGGCCCCCGGGGAGGCGGATACACAGGGGAGGGTGACCAGTCCTCAAGGGCTGGGCTGAGGGCTGCACACCCTACACAGGCCGTGGGTGCCCCCAGCATCCCACAGCCATGTGGGGAACCCCAGTGTTAATGGGTGGGTAGCAGGGAACACCCACCTCACACATGCCTCAGCCATAGTTTCACGTGGCGGCAGGCCTGGCTGAGTAGGTGACCGCCAGGTCCAGCCAGGGGCCCTCCAGGCAGAGTTGCCCTGTGAGAAACAGCCATTGTCAGGTGGCTGTCACCTGTCCTGTGGCCACAAGCCAGGCAGCAGCTCAGAGACGTGGCTGGTGTCCTGGCCTGAAGCAGGCCCCAATGCTGGGCCCAAGACCCTCACCCACCACTCACTGCCTGACGCTGAGCTTCCAGGAGCTACCGCGGTGCAGGTGGCCCAGGGCCCTGCAAGAGGGATGCCATGAATATGCTGGGCAGTGCGCTTGTCCAGAGGCCCAGGGCCACCAGGCTGCATGACTGAGCCCTGCGGACCCTGTTCAGGCTCTGGGCGCCCGGCCCACCCCAGTCAGGGCACCCCCCACCGTGAGGCCTCAGTGCCCCGCACTCACATCACTCACGGAAGCATCTGGTTCTTACGAGTCCGCCATGAGAGGCTCCCCCGTGCTGGCTGGGTCTGGGCCAGGCCACCAAGAGCCCGAGGCTGCCCCCACTCATCCCTGAGCCCCTCTGGGAGCCCAGGGCTCCTTGCTGCCCTCACCTGAGCCATGGCCTCTTCCTGCCCAGCTTGACCAAGCCTGCCCTGACCTCCACTGCCTACCTCCTTTCTGGTCAGTGCCCACCGGTCCTGCTCGGCCCACCCTTGGGTCCTAGTCTGGGTGCACATGAGGGGATGCTGTGGGCTAGTCACTGCCAGAAACAGGTTGGGAGATGCCCCCCCCTCCGGGGTGAACAAGCCCAGCAGGGTGCCTGGGCCCGAGGTGGCCACATCACAAACTGCCCCACGAGTGTCCCCTGCCCTGTCTCTGCTGTAGTGCCAAGGTCCCACAGCACATCCCTCTGCTGGCCCAGTCATGTCAGGAAGCGTCTTTGGTGGAAGCGATGCCAGATCCCGATGGCCACAGATGGCACCCCCTTGGGCTGGTGCCATAGTGCCGGGAGACGATAGCTGGGTTGTCCGCCCCGAGTAGCCAGGGTCCGGCAGGAGACCCGCTCCTGCTGACACACCGGATCTTTTGGGCAACACTGGGAGGGAGGAGACTGTTTTACAGATGCTGCTTCTTGGTCTGCAGGAGCTTGGCCTCAGGACAGGTGGGCTGTGGCCTTTAGGCCTGGGTCTGACGTCTGTGGGGGGAAGCACAGCCTAGTCTGCCCTGATGCAGACCCCTGCTCTCCCCATTTGCTCTCCCCAGGCCCACTCCTCCCCGTTGGTTGGCCCTCCCTGTGGCGCAGCTCCTGGAGATCTCTCGGGTTTCTGGGCCTGCCCTGAGGGCTCTGGGAACCCTGCACGTCCTGGGCTCCAGCCAAGCACCTGTGCCTTCCCCGGGCCAGCAGAGCATCTTAGAGCTGAGCCCGCCTAATCCCAGCCCAACGTGGCTTATGGTGCTCGGGTGTCCCTAATCCCGAAACCCAAGACCGGCTCCCAGCAGCCATACCAGCACCGTCCAAGTGGGCAGCAGGAGGACCACCTCCCTCTGCGTGCCTGTTGTTTGGAGCTGACCCCCACTGGGGACAGGGCACCCGCAGGGTGAACACCCAATCCTGACGAACGCACGTGAGCTCAGGAACTACCGAGCCCTCACTGCCTGGCTGGTCCTGCTCCAGCCTTGCCCCAGGGCTGCCCAGCGGCGACAGCAGAAGCAAACAGGAGAGGCAGGCCTGGCTCAAGCCCTGAGACTCTGGCCTCTAGGGTTTCATGGGACAGTGATCGAGCCTGCAGTTCCATGAAATTaagtttgttggggtttttttccctaataaattTGGGATCTTTATGGCATAAAACTGATGATCAAGTAACACCAAAAGCTTGGGAATAAAGTGGAGCCATGAGCAACAGGCACTGTGGCCTTGTTACGTAGCAGCTGGGGGTCAGGAGCCTGCAgggcccagctccctgcctggCCGCCAGCCACTGACCCAGCCAGGGCTCCAGGCACTGGGCACGGCCCCCCACGGGTTCCCTTTTCATAATTATGTTATCGAGGCATGCAGCCCATGATGGCAAGAATGGCTAATGGCCCCTGATGGTCTTAGTATCTTTGAAGAATTTTCATACCCATAAGTTCCCCCAAAGCAGATGTAAGTGGCTCCTGAGCTACCAGGGTCAAGATGTGGGACAGAACAGAAGGCAATCGAAGCAACATCTGGACGTGTCTTCTTTGGGCCCCCACCTGACAAGTGAGAAGACTGATGCCCAGACCCCCAGGTGCCCCATGCGGCATGAAGGTGCGGCCAGGCCCCCGCCTGTGGGAGAGGGTGGATGGGAGGCGAGCCCTCTGCGGCCTCAAAGGCGCATTGTCCTGCCCCGGTGGCTGGAACTGGGCCGGGTGATTATAATAATAACGTCCTGACGCTCAGCAAGCGGTTGGGTTTCCATAGCTCAGGGAGTATCTGGTTTTCAAAGGGGAGACATTGTACAAGTGGAGTGTTGTTCACATCAGCCGTTCTCTGCAGGTCAGAGGCCCGCCCGGCGCCTGCCTCCTCCCAGAGGTGCCTGCCTGGGCACACCGGGCGAGGAACTGCACTGTGAggccctccccacctgccctaAAGGGGTGCGAGGACCAGGTCCTGCCACGGGGAGGCAGAGAGTGGGATCACTTCCCCCATGGCACACGCCTGGCCCTTAAGCCTTTGCCAGGCTGTGCCTCCACCTTCTGCCTAGCCAGCCCCCCTCCTTGGTTATGATTCAGTGCAAGGCtctccctccaggaagccttcctggaatgGTGTTTCTCTCTTGCCCTAAAGGAGCCTCCCTTCCTCATGTCTCTGTccccagcatggtgcctggtgTGTAGTAGGTGCTTGAGGCACAGCTGTTGATGAACCTGGGCGTGAAGCCTTTACGTTGTGTTTTCCATCCTGACCGATCCGAGGAGCCTGCTTGGCAAGGTCTGAGCTCCACACACTGTGTGTCCGTGGAAAGGGGTGCAGCTCAGAGCCGACCCGACGTTCTGCAGCTTTCCTCCTCCAGCTCTCGTGTGCCAGGGCCACACAGGGGAGCAGGAGGCCAGGTCTGCTCCAAGTGTTCCACTAGGTGCTGTGTGTCTTAACGTACAGGCAGGCATAGCTGGATTGGTGCTTGTGAGACAGATGTAcagggggcagaggggctggTCTGGGTGGTGTCTGAGCAGCTTGTATAAAGCTAACTTTTTCGCAAATAAAAGTGATCAACTCCacacaaaatagaaaagatactGTCTGAAGTCACTGAAGATCAACCAAAAGCAATCAGAAACTAGAGGGAATCCAGCCACTGGAAAAAGAAATGCACTGAGTGAGATTCATGTGTATATGCTTTTCCCCTGAGGGCCCTCCCTAGGGCAGGGCACCAGTGACCAGAATGGGAACAGGAAGCTGTAGTCCTGTTGGCTTGAGGTGCCAGAGAACAGCTGGGGTCAGCCAGAGCATCTGGAAATGAgggagaaaacccctgaaaaccTGCATGTAAACTCCCGTCAGATCCTTGGTTGATGACTGAACTGCTCGTGTGGGAGCAAGACTcaaggaggagagagcagagattTCAGTGATCATCCACTGCAGGCGGACAGAGAGTTTGGATCTCAAGTCCCACCAAGTCACAGGGGCTGTGCAAATACTGTGGGCCTTCCCCTGAAACCACAGCAAGTCCACACCTTAGGAGAAAAAATTAGGTTCCCAGACTAACGGGTTTGTGTAGGACTAAAGGCAAAACTGCAACAGATCCACcctcacaaaaataaaaccatgccTCCAAAAGTTCAAAGTGGAAGGCCTGCTGAAACAAAGGCCAACACACTTCAGAAGATAACAGACTCCAAAGGCTCTACAAAATGCCATCAGTGTCCAGAACACAACTAAAAATGACTAGACGTGTGAGGAACATGGAAATGTGATTCCTAGCCAGGAGGAAAAAGCAGTTCCTAGAAACCAGGCCCAAGATGATCCAGATGttggaattaaattttttttttgggaattaaatgttttaaaaataaatttatttatttatttatttttggctgcattgggtctttgttgctgtgcacgggttttctctaattgcagagcaggggctactctttgttgcagtgtgcaggcttctcattgtggtggcttctcttgctgcgaagcatgggctctaggcgcgtgggcttcagtagttgtggcacgcaggctcagtaattgtggctcacaggctctagagtgcaggctcagtagttgtggcgcatgggcttagttgcatcgcagcatgtgggatcttcccagaccaggcctcgaacccgtgtcccctgcattggcaggcagattcttaacgactgtgccaccagggaagtccctggaattaaattttaaaacaggttttataaatatatgtaagtcCTCAAGGGAAAAATTGGCCATAATGAATGACCACAGAGAATTTCAGCAGAGAAACGGAAATAGTCAAagagaaccaaatagaaattctaaaactgaaaagtataacaataaatgaaaatgtaacttGATGGACTTTAATGGATTTTAAGAACAGTTTGGAGATGGCAAAAGGAAGGGTCAATGATCTTgaagacaaataaataagaattctccaatcaaaagaatAGAGAGTAACGATAGAGGTAATATGGATCTGAGAGACCACAGCAGaaagtctagggacttccctggtggtccagtggttaagactccgagctcccagtgcagggggtccggattcgatccctggtcagggaactagatcccacatgccgcaactaagcgcctgcatgccgcaactaaaagatcctgcacgccacaacgaacatcctgcatgcagcaacaaagatcccacgtgccacaactaagacctggcacagccaaataaataaataattagttttttaaaaaaagaaataaagtttaatatAATGGTGCTTcggagggagaaaagagagagaatggggcataaaaaaattttgaagaaatgatgACCTGAAATTTCATGAATTTTGGATCAACTTATAGATCCAAGAATCCCAACAAATCTCAAGCagtataaacataaaaacaaacaaacagccagGCATATCATAGTCAAACTcttgaaaatcaaagacaaagaggaaactgTGAAAACAGTCAGAGGAATAAGGACACATTACATGTGTCTGACTGCACATTGAAAAAATGAAGGTGAGAAGAAATGGAATGAAATCTACATTCAGAAAGAAAGCCAACCcagaaatattattcaaaaatgagggagaaatgaaGACACTTAGGTGACAGCTGGAGTGATTGCTTGTACTACAAGAACTAAGGTAGGAATGACCAGAGCAAATTTGAACAAAGAAATGGCAGGAATGGTTCTGGATTCTGCTGTCACCAGCTGGCTCTAGGGACGGGCCCTGAGGAAGGTCCAGGGGGCAAGCAGCACAGGCAGGCTTAACAGGCTGGCGTCACCTCTTGGGCTGCGTGTCCCTGTTTCCTTGCTGCCCTGGCTCTGGGGAGCCACAGACCTGACACCAACGCTCAACACTTCAGAGCCTGACGACTGCTTCTGGGCCTCCCAGTTCAAACACACATCCAggtccaataagcacatgaaaagatgctcaacatcactagtcactagggaaatgcaaatcaaaaccacaagataccacATCACGCCCATTaaaatggccattattaaaaaaaaaaaaaagaaaacgcagAAAAGAACACCTGttagtgaagatgtggagaaattggaacccctgtGCATTGCTGGCGGGAATGAAAACTCATGCAACCACTGTAGAAAAttcggcagttcctcaaaaagttaaacatagcattaccatatgacccagcaattccactcctaggtatatacccaaaacaattgaaagcagggactcaaacagatatttgtatacccacattcacagcagcatcagtcacaacagccaaaagatgggaggaacccaagtgtccaccaacagatgaatggatagacaaaatgttGTATATACGTACAAAGGAACATTATTGTCTTAAAAAGGAACAATAATTCTGATAGGTGCCACACCATGGATTAACCTTTAAAACATTCTTCTAAGTGAAATGGCAAATAatatgtgattccaactatatgaggtacctagaataggcaaattaatATAGGCAAAGTAAAATAGAGGTTACTGGGAGCTTGGGAAAGGGGTGGTGAGGaggagtgtttaatggggacagagtttctgtttggggtaatgaaaaagttctggagatgatggtggtgaagGTTGCATaataatatgaatatacttagtgccactgaatgtacacttaaaaatggttaaaataaattttatgtatattttaccacaattaaaaatatatatacatagaagaTGGCctgaataacaaaataaagtttTGGACCCAAAAAGGTATTTTCTGATGGTGTGGCCCAGTTGGGTGGGTGTGGTTGGGTGTTTTGCACAAGTCTGCTGCCCACTCTCCGCTGACTGCCCTGAGTTGGCCTTAGCTGCCAAACTGTCGGGAACTCCCCCTCTCCTTTGAAGCAGGAAGTTTAAATTATCAGGTCAATTAGGAAAGACACAACCGAAAAATACAAGTTTCATTCACACTTCCAGGAGGCGTTTCCTGGCTGGGTGCCACCTCTATTATTTTTGGCGAGGCTGCTGAAAGCCCCGCAAACCCTGAGAAGGTACAGTGTAATCTTTGATTCCGTTTCAAGGATCAAAGCAAGTGAGTTTGGCTGTAAATGCAGATAACATTTCAGAGATGGTTTCATGAAAGAAGTCGCTAGACCAGAGCAGAAAGGGAGCTGGTGTTACATCACTTCCAGTGACCTCGGCCGCCTTGGCCCTGGTAACCTGTCCCCACCTCGGGGCCCCGGGGCACGAGGTGCTAGAGGTCTCGCACGTAGGGCACCAGTTCTCCCCCGCACCGGCCCTCCCAGTGCCGGGGCGCTGGCTGGGCAGCCGCTCGGGGTCCAGCCTTGAGGGGTGAATCGAGCCAGCCCGCCCACGGCGAGGGAACCGGGCCCTCAG from the Physeter macrocephalus isolate SW-GA unplaced genomic scaffold, ASM283717v5 random_1782, whole genome shotgun sequence genome contains:
- the LOC114485550 gene encoding thioredoxin reductase 2, mitochondrial-like, producing ALKAFVQQLRWGPRPPRLLARARARQAPRNRCLVTQVYHAYYKPLEFVVPERDASQCYIKMVCLREPPQLVLGLHFLGPNAGEVTQGFALGIKCGASYQQVMRTVGIHPTCAEEVAKLRISKRSGLDPTVTGC